From Candidatus Bathyarchaeia archaeon:
GTGCAAGTATCTATGCCCCCACGGAGCAATCATGGCCATTCTAAACAAGTTTAGTTTTATGGGTTTGAAAAGGGATCCAATAAAATGCGTTAAGGGCGAATGCCGAGAATGCGTTAAAGCTTGTCCAATGCAGGTGCGCATCTTGGAGCAGCCTTGGGAGAAAATCAATGACCCCGAATGCATATATTGCTTCAAATGTGTTGACGTTTGTCCGAACAAGGCGATTAGACTCAAGTATCCATGATATTACGCCCAAAAAGTCCGCGAGTATTCGCTTAACACACGCTCATAAACACTTTTTGTCTGCTGGCTTATTCTCTCCCAGTTAAACTTCTCCAAGACTGCTCGGTAAGCGTTTTCCCGAAGTCTGTTGGCGTAATCTTCATCAAGAAGAACCCTCGTGACACCCCACGCCAAGGAGTCTGGGTTGTCCGGGTAAACTTTGACGCCAGTCACGTCGTGCTCCACTATTTCGGATAAGCCTCCAGTGTCTGAAACCACAACTGGGGTTTTGGCAGCCATAGCCTCAAGAGCAACTATCCCGAAAGGCTCGAAAAGTGAGGGGACAACGCAGACATCTGCGCATTTCTGTAGGTTCCTGAGGGTTTCGTCGTCCACAAAACCTGTGAACAAAACTTTATGCGCTAAGCCCATGCGTTTAATCTGCTCTGAAAGCATGTCTTTCATGTAGCCATTTCCAACAATAACAAATTTAGCATTGACTTTTTTCAAGATCTTTGGCACGGCGTTTATTAAAACGTGAACACCCTTCTCATATACGAGTCTTCCAACGAAAAGAACCATTTTTTCCTCAGGTAGGGCAAAACGCCGTCTGAACTGATCTGGGTCCACATTGCCCCTCTCATATTCTTTTACGTCGACTCCATTGGGTATCATGACGAGCTTATCCTCTGGGAGGCCGAAAGCCCATTTGACATGAGAAAGCATGTAGTTGCTGCAGCATATAACTCTCCAAGCCTCATAGGTGAGCCAGGCCTCTGTCTCATGGATCATCCTCTCATAGTCGGAGTGAAGCCCATTTCGCCTGCCAATTTCAGTGGAGTGAATGGTTGCCAGCAGAGGTCTTCTGAAAACATGTTTTAAGCCTATACTGGCGTTTGCTACAAGCCAGTCATGGGCGTGAAAAAGGTCCACTCCGTCCAGCTTTTTGACGATGGCTGCAGCCTCTCTCTGCATATTCATGTTCATTAGATAAACCCAGCTTGCAAAATCCGGTGCTGGGTTCCTATAAGAATCTACTCGAAAAACTTCAACACCGTCTATAGTCTCGTGGTATGGTGCTCCTGGAAAATCGCACGTTACAACGTAGACTTTCACGCCTTTTGCCGCAAGGTTCTTGGATAAGTGGTAAACGTGGGGCGAAATCCCGCCGATAATTCTCGGAGGAAACTCCCACGTAAGCATCATAACTTTCAGCTGTTCAGCCACGAACAAAGGCCTCCCTACATAGTTCGCCGTAAACTTCTAAGATGGTTTTGGGCCAAAAATCGACGCCCAGCTTCACGATTCTCACTTTGGCTTCTGGAACCCGGTATATGCGGACAACCTCGCCGGCCATCCAATCAGACTTAACAACCACTCTATCGGCTTCATACAGGCCAAGCCATTCAATGCTTTTTATGGCCATGTTGAATGGAGTGTTAGCACCATGGGAGCGATGGTCCTCTAAGCTTTCAACGGAATAAACGAAGGGAATACCAAAAGCCTTCTTTAAAGTTACAGCTGCCGGTATGAAATGCCAATCCTGCACATCTATAAGGTCTACTTGCTTTCCACTTCTATAGTAGATGTTGGCGGCAGCCCTTTCAACCTCCTGGTTTAAGGTTAAAACCCACGTGAGAACACTGATGTGAGTTTTAACGGGGTTCGAGACTCTGTGGACTTTCACTCCTTCTTCTTCAAACTCGCCTGTTAAATAGTCGTGGTAAGTGACTAGGAATGTTTCCACCCCGCTTTGGGCAAGACGTCTCGCCAACTCCTTAACGTAGTTGGCAAGCTTTCCAACAACGCGTGGATGGTACTCCCACGAAAAAAGTATAACCCGCATTTGCGCCGCCAACTATGTGAAAAGCGCGCATACTTTAATTATTCCTCTTCCAGTCAAATAATACCATTTCCTGCCTTGGCTGTCTGCAAAGCTCTCAACATAGCCCTCACAGCTGTATTCGTCCAATATTCTTTCAACATCCGCCACGTCCAACTGCAGCACTTGAGCAAGCTCCTCACTTTTCCTCGCCAAGTCCGGAGCAGTTGCACATAAATTGTGAAGGGTTTGCAAAATTTTTTCAGAAATGGGGAGATCCTCCCTCATCATTTCACCTTAAGCCATGCAACAAGCGTACTCCTTATTTAAGAGTGATGATAGGCTTAAAAGTATTCTGTTCCTTTCTTGACAAAGCAAAGCACTTCCTTAAGCCTTGCTCGAAACACTTTTATTAGAGCCCTTCGCAACTCCTCCCCTTTCACGTTTGAAAGTCTAACTTTCCTAAGCTTCTTAGCCAACACCGTGTCATGCAACGAATGATTAGCCCAATTTTCGAAGTCTCCGCGGCTGGAGTGAAACTCTAATGATTCGAGTTCAACCCTCTTCAAGGCGGTTAAAATACCTTTAAGGCTCCATGCCATAATCCCCGTAAAGTTTTCTTCTCCAACACCCTTACAGAACAGGAAGGGTTCATTGGCGGCTGCCACGGCGAGACGAATACGATTCTCGAAGTCCAGCACAACTGCTTGGGCCGTTACATAAGCGTCCACCGGATTCTTAAATGGGCTGAAATAAGAGTGAACCTCGCCTGGTCCTCCACCTCCAGTAAACATGTAATAGAGGTGATCGCTGGTTTGCAGACAGCGCCAGATTCTGAGAAAATCCTCATCTGCTGCTTCCTTAACGATGGGTTCTAAACGTTTAATGGATGTGAAGTAAGCCCATTGCATGGTGTTTCCAAGCCAGCAGCTTGTATCTCGCTCTAAATCGGCCCATGAAACAGCTCCATGATGCTCTGGAACATCGATTTCGCCGACTGGCTCATATTTTTCGATGACATCGGAAGGTGTCGCCATTTGGAGATGCTCCCACTTCAGAATTTCCTGGGGTAAGTGCCTCAGAAAATCATGTATGCCCGTTTCAGGCCAATGATGCTCACCGAAGGTTTCATAGTCGGGGAAAATGACTATGCACTGCCCGGGAGTTGCCGCTAGCCAGCTTGCATATTTATCGGCAGTGAGAGGCCATTCACTCCACCATTTAGCTGAAAACCTAAAGCCGATGTCATCTGTCAGCTTATAGTTTCGGAGAAGGAGCTTGATTCTTTTGCAGTTCTTAGGCTTGTATAAGTAGTTAGGAGACTTTCCATGGAGTATTCGCTCTGTGCCCTCTGTAAAGATTCCGATAAAGCCCAGCTCCTCCACCGTCTTGGCTATAGCATTGTTATAGATCAGCTCTGTGTTTTCGAAAACTTGCGGGGTATAATCCAACAGGTCCTTCATGGCTTGCTGGTGCAGTTTCACTTGATCCATGAACTCGTCTTTTTCGGGGTATATGCTTGCCAAAGAATGGTAATATGTCTGGTTTAGGAATTCCACGCATCCTGTTTCCGCAAGCTGCTTGAATGATTCCAGAACATCCTTATTGAACATTTCACATTGCTCGAGAAAAGTGCCAGAAAGACTGAACGAAACCTTAACTTGCTTTTTATCTCTCTTATATTCGTCAATCAGGGCTAGGAGTATTTGATTAGAGGGGAAGTAGCATTTTCGGCAGGCTCTCTCAAAAATTTCTCTATCAAGGGCGTGATCAAAGTAATAATTGAAAAGCTCCCTCTTTTTCACACGCTTAAAAGTTTCGCCCTTCCAAAAGTAGTCTTTTTTGAGGCGATGAGGCTGATGTACCTCAAACACTAGAACTACATCCGTCAAGCCTTGCCATCTCTCTGCATGGAAATCTACTTTAGGGTTTTGCTGAATGTTTTATTTGTGGTTTGCTGATGTTTGTTGATGTTTGAAGCTCGATTCTGATTCAGAATTCATAACCTATTTATTAGCTATGGAAGCTTCTCTTAAACAAAAGGGTGAATTAGCGTGTCAATTGAAAAACTAACTGTAGAAAGCCACCATGAACTCGAACAAATGATAATGAATGAAATAAACCTAGTTGAGAAGGGTTTAACAGTAATATGCAGTGATGTCCCAATAAACGAAAAAACTACACTGGACATTTTATGCCATGACAGCAATGGGCAACTCGTCATTATACAATTGAGCGTTCAAGAGGACGACGTTATGTTGCTTCAGGGACTGCAAAGCCTCGACTATGTTGACAAGTTCAAGTCTTTCTTGAAAGCCACATACAACAAACACAAGATCGATGACAAAGAAAAGCCGCGGCTTATACTAATTGCACCGAGCTTTTCAGACGCTGTCAAAAAGGCTGTTGAAAGCATGAAGGGAATACGCGTTGACCTCTACGAGTGGGAGTATCTTAAGCTCGGAGACCACAAGGGTCTCCGCCTCCAACCTATTTTTGCTTGGAAACACGCGGAGAAAGAGGAAAAGCCAGAGAAGAAGCATGAACCGAAAACCCCGAAGAAAAAAGAAACAATGAAAGAGGAGCCGCTCCCACCGCCTCCACCAGTTTCAGAAGAAAAAGAGGCGAAGCCTAAGCAGGAGCAAAAACCAGAGCCCCCAAAGGCTGAACCCCCTAAAGAGGAAAAGCCCCCAGCACCACCAGCACCATCAGCACCACTGCCACCAAAGCCGCCCATGGAGAAGCCTAGGGAGGAACCTAAGAAGAAGCTGAGGCTTTTCTAGCCCGATAGAAAGCATTGGTTGACTCTTAATTGCGTATTGGATTTTTTGTTTGGGAGTATCCACCTTCCCTTGTCGGCGGCTTAGGCACCTACGCTGAGTATATTACTCGAGAGTTTGTTGCCCTAGGTCATGATGTAACGGTTTTCACCCTTAACCCGGGAAACCTTAAAACGAGGGAAATTGTTAAGGGTGTAGAGGTTCATAGACCGTTAATTGCTGATGCCAGCAATGTTTTCCCCATGTTCGTGATCGACGACTTGAAGAGATGGGGCACAAACATACGCCTATTCAACGACATCTTCATCTACAACATTCTGAGCGCCACAAAATTTGTCAACAGCATGCTCAAGAAGGAGGGATGCATTTACGATGTGGTCTGCGTCCACGACTGGCTAAGCAGCATAGCCGGAATCATAATCAAAAATGAGACAAAAGTCCCCGTTGCTTTCCACGTGCATAGCACTGAGTGGGGTCGGGGTGGAGGACAAGGCTCTGAGGTTGTTTCCCACCTCGAGTCAGCCATGTCGCAAATGGCTGACAGAATAATCACGGTAAGCCATGCCATGCAGGAGGATTTAATCCGACACGGCTGGCCGAAAACAAAAATCAGCGTTGTATGGAACGGTGTGGATCCGGAACGCTACAATCCCAAGAAATGCAAGTCGGAGGAAGTTGAGGCTCTTCGAAACAGTTATGGCGTAAAACCGAATGAGAAGATGATCCTTTTTCTTGGAAGGCTAACGTGGGTTAAAGGTGTAATGAACCTTGTTCAAGCCATGCCGATGATTTTGGAAGGATACCCTAAAGTTAAGCTCGTTATTCTAGGCAAAGGTGAGCAACAAAACGACATAATTGAAACTGCAGCTAGGCTCGGCATCAGCAACCATGTGTGTTGTCGCTTTGACTTTGTCCCAGAAAGGGAGCGTATCCTGCATTATGCGGCGGCAGATCTATGTGTTTTTCCATCAACCTATGAGCCATTCGGAATAGTCAGCCTGGAGGCAATGGCAATGGAGAAGCCTCTCGTGGTCGGCGCTCAGGGCGTTGTAGGCTTCAGAGAACAGGTTGTTTCCTTCGGTCCAGACCAAAATGGCATTCATGTTAATGGCGGGAATCCAGCTGACATCGCATGGGGCATAAAAGAAGTTTTAAGCGACCCGGAAAGAGCCAAAAAGTGGGGTGAAAATGGTAGAAAAAGAGTTTTACAATACTTTACTTGGCGAAAGGCTGCCGAGCAAACCTTGCAGATCTACGAGGCATTGCAACATAAGACGGAAAATGAAGACGCAAAAGTTGTCGACTTGCTGGAAAAGATAACACAAAAAATAAAATGGAGTAGAAAGCGTTTAGGGCTTCCGAGAGGCAGCTTTTTCGAGGGCCACTACGCCTGGAAGCTTTTTACCCATCAGAAACTCTATTAGGGCGCCGCCTGCAGTGCTTACATAGGATATTTTGGTGGATAGACCTAACTCTTGGAGGGCTGCGATTGTGTGGCCTCCTCCGGCTAGGGAGAAAGCTTTTGAATTGGCGATTTCTTCGAAAATTCTCTTTGTACCGAATATGAACTCTTTGTTTTCAAAGACTCCCATGGGCCCACTTACAACTATTGACTTGGCATTGCGGATTATCTTTGCATAGTTTTCAACGGTTTTTGCGCCAATGTCAAATATCGGGTGGTCCACTGGCAGTTTTTCAACAGGAACTTCTTCGCGTTTCTTCTCCACTTCCACGGCAACATCCGCTGGGACCTTAATCTTGTCGGGATGTTTTTGCATGAGTTCTTTTATGCCGGGAACAAGACCCATCAGCTTTTTCTCCTCCAAGAACTTCATGTTAGGCTTGCCCAGATCGTATCCCTTTGCAACCAAAAAGACGTGGCCGACCACGCCGCCGGTCAACACGTAATCGGCTATTCCATTGTCTAAAACGTATTTTGAGATTTCAAGGGAGTCGTCCGCCTTGGCGCCGCCAAGCACGTAGACGCATGGTTTTTCAGGGTTCTCGAGCACACGGCTTAGGGATTTTAGTTCGCGTTCCATTATGCGGCCAGCTACGCTTGGCAACACCGCCGTGAAGCCAACGATAGATGCGTGGGCTCTGTGGGCTGCGGCGAAGGCGTCATTCACAAATATGTCAGCTAACGGAGCCAAAGCTTGAACAAGCTCTGACTTTGCATGTTCCTCCGGCGTCCCTTCCTTCGTTTCTCCCGCAAAGTTTCTGACATTGTCCAGAACAAGGATTTCGCCGCTTTTCAGTTCTTTGATAGCCTTTTTCGCCTTTTCGCCATAAACGTCATCTACAAATTTGACGGGTTTACCAAGCACTTTTTCGAGGATTTCAGCATGCTGTTTTAGTGGTATAAAGTCTGGATCGCCCCTTCGTCCCTGATGAGCCAACACGACGACTTTTGCACGTTTTTCAGCCAACTCCTTAATGGTTGTTTCGCCATGCGCCCTAATCCGCGTGTCATCTAAAACCTTCTTTGTTTCCGGATCTACTGGAGAGTTGAAGTCAACTCTCACGAGAACGACCTTGTTTTTCACGTCAACATCGTCTAGGGTTAAGAACTTAACCATGCGGTTCCCTCTTTCTCTTTTGAACAGAAAAATAGAGGGGTTGTTTGTTTTTAAAACTTTACATGAGAGGTTTTAGAATCCAGCTTCTTTCCCGATGAGTTCGATGAGTTCAACCATCCTGCAGGAGAAGCCCCACTCGTTGTCATACCATGCCAACACTTTGACCAAGTTTCCGCCTACAACCATCGTGGATAGGCCATCAACAATGGCGGAGTAGGACGTGTGATTCACGTCGCTTGAAACTATTGGTTCTTCTGTGTAGGCTAGTATGCCCTTCAATGGCCCTTCAGCCGCCTTTCTGAAGGCCTCATTTACCTCCTCTTTCGTAACGTTTTTCTCCAAAACTACCGTTAGATCTGTTATTGAAACGTTTGGAACAGGCACTCTGAGGGCTAAACCGTCAAGTTTTCCCTTAAGTTCTGGCAAAACCAAGCCGGCTGCACGAGCTGCCCCCGTTGTTGTTGGGATTATGTTTATGGCTGCAGCTCTCGCCCTGCGGAGGTCTCTATGCACTAGATCGTGGACACGCTGATCGTTCGTGTAGGCGTGGGCTGTTGTCATTAGTCCGGCTTTGACGCCGAAATTTTCGTGGAGAACTTTTGCCACAGGGGCCACGCAGTTGGTTGTGCATGAAGCATTCGAGATTATGTGGTGATTGTTATGGTCATACTTGTCTTGGTTTACACCCAGCACAATTGTTATGTCCGGGTTTTCAGCAGGGGCTGAAATCAAAACCTTTTTGGCTCCAGCCTGCAGGTGTTTTGATGCGTTTGCCCTATCCGTGAACAAACCCGTGGATTCCACAGCCAAATAAACGTCTAGGTCTTTCCATGGCAGCAGAGCGGGATCCTTTTGGGAGAGCACTTTTAATTCTTTGCCGTTTACAATGATGTTGTTGTCTTTGACTTGAACTTCACCTGGGAAGGGGCCATGGACTGAGTCATATTTTAGGAGGTGAGCTAGGGTTTTTGCATCTGCAACGTCGTTTACGGCTACGAAGTCTATTTTAGCTTTCCTCTCGATGGCTGCTCTGAATAAAAGTCGTCCAATTC
This genomic window contains:
- a CDS encoding glycosyltransferase family 4 protein codes for the protein MAEQLKVMMLTWEFPPRIIGGISPHVYHLSKNLAAKGVKVYVVTCDFPGAPYHETIDGVEVFRVDSYRNPAPDFASWVYLMNMNMQREAAAIVKKLDGVDLFHAHDWLVANASIGLKHVFRRPLLATIHSTEIGRRNGLHSDYERMIHETEAWLTYEAWRVICCSNYMLSHVKWAFGLPEDKLVMIPNGVDVKEYERGNVDPDQFRRRFALPEEKMVLFVGRLVYEKGVHVLINAVPKILKKVNAKFVIVGNGYMKDMLSEQIKRMGLAHKVLFTGFVDDETLRNLQKCADVCVVPSLFEPFGIVALEAMAAKTPVVVSDTGGLSEIVEHDVTGVKVYPDNPDSLAWGVTRVLLDEDYANRLRENAYRAVLEKFNWERISQQTKSVYERVLSEYSRTFWA
- a CDS encoding glycosyltransferase family 4 protein, producing the protein MRVILFSWEYHPRVVGKLANYVKELARRLAQSGVETFLVTYHDYLTGEFEEEGVKVHRVSNPVKTHISVLTWVLTLNQEVERAAANIYYRSGKQVDLIDVQDWHFIPAAVTLKKAFGIPFVYSVESLEDHRSHGANTPFNMAIKSIEWLGLYEADRVVVKSDWMAGEVVRIYRVPEAKVRIVKLGVDFWPKTILEVYGELCREAFVRG
- a CDS encoding DUF5752 family protein, with the translated sequence MTDVVLVFEVHQPHRLKKDYFWKGETFKRVKKRELFNYYFDHALDREIFERACRKCYFPSNQILLALIDEYKRDKKQVKVSFSLSGTFLEQCEMFNKDVLESFKQLAETGCVEFLNQTYYHSLASIYPEKDEFMDQVKLHQQAMKDLLDYTPQVFENTELIYNNAIAKTVEELGFIGIFTEGTERILHGKSPNYLYKPKNCKRIKLLLRNYKLTDDIGFRFSAKWWSEWPLTADKYASWLAATPGQCIVIFPDYETFGEHHWPETGIHDFLRHLPQEILKWEHLQMATPSDVIEKYEPVGEIDVPEHHGAVSWADLERDTSCWLGNTMQWAYFTSIKRLEPIVKEAADEDFLRIWRCLQTSDHLYYMFTGGGGPGEVHSYFSPFKNPVDAYVTAQAVVLDFENRIRLAVAAANEPFLFCKGVGEENFTGIMAWSLKGILTALKRVELESLEFHSSRGDFENWANHSLHDTVLAKKLRKVRLSNVKGEELRRALIKVFRARLKEVLCFVKKGTEYF
- a CDS encoding endonuclease NucS, with the translated sequence MSIEKLTVESHHELEQMIMNEINLVEKGLTVICSDVPINEKTTLDILCHDSNGQLVIIQLSVQEDDVMLLQGLQSLDYVDKFKSFLKATYNKHKIDDKEKPRLILIAPSFSDAVKKAVESMKGIRVDLYEWEYLKLGDHKGLRLQPIFAWKHAEKEEKPEKKHEPKTPKKKETMKEEPLPPPPPVSEEKEAKPKQEQKPEPPKAEPPKEEKPPAPPAPSAPLPPKPPMEKPREEPKKKLRLF
- a CDS encoding glycosyltransferase family 4 protein, with protein sequence MRIGFFVWEYPPSLVGGLGTYAEYITREFVALGHDVTVFTLNPGNLKTREIVKGVEVHRPLIADASNVFPMFVIDDLKRWGTNIRLFNDIFIYNILSATKFVNSMLKKEGCIYDVVCVHDWLSSIAGIIIKNETKVPVAFHVHSTEWGRGGGQGSEVVSHLESAMSQMADRIITVSHAMQEDLIRHGWPKTKISVVWNGVDPERYNPKKCKSEEVEALRNSYGVKPNEKMILFLGRLTWVKGVMNLVQAMPMILEGYPKVKLVILGKGEQQNDIIETAARLGISNHVCCRFDFVPERERILHYAAADLCVFPSTYEPFGIVSLEAMAMEKPLVVGAQGVVGFREQVVSFGPDQNGIHVNGGNPADIAWGIKEVLSDPERAKKWGENGRKRVLQYFTWRKAAEQTLQIYEALQHKTENEDAKVVDLLEKITQKIKWSRKRLGLPRGSFFEGHYAWKLFTHQKLY
- a CDS encoding phosphoglycerate kinase, whose protein sequence is MVKFLTLDDVDVKNKVVLVRVDFNSPVDPETKKVLDDTRIRAHGETTIKELAEKRAKVVVLAHQGRRGDPDFIPLKQHAEILEKVLGKPVKFVDDVYGEKAKKAIKELKSGEILVLDNVRNFAGETKEGTPEEHAKSELVQALAPLADIFVNDAFAAAHRAHASIVGFTAVLPSVAGRIMERELKSLSRVLENPEKPCVYVLGGAKADDSLEISKYVLDNGIADYVLTGGVVGHVFLVAKGYDLGKPNMKFLEEKKLMGLVPGIKELMQKHPDKIKVPADVAVEVEKKREEVPVEKLPVDHPIFDIGAKTVENYAKIIRNAKSIVVSGPMGVFENKEFIFGTKRIFEEIANSKAFSLAGGGHTIAALQELGLSTKISYVSTAGGALIEFLMGKKLPGVVALEKAASRKP
- the gap gene encoding type I glyceraldehyde-3-phosphate dehydrogenase, with the translated sequence MPIKVAINGFGRIGRLLFRAAIERKAKIDFVAVNDVADAKTLAHLLKYDSVHGPFPGEVQVKDNNIIVNGKELKVLSQKDPALLPWKDLDVYLAVESTGLFTDRANASKHLQAGAKKVLISAPAENPDITIVLGVNQDKYDHNNHHIISNASCTTNCVAPVAKVLHENFGVKAGLMTTAHAYTNDQRVHDLVHRDLRRARAAAINIIPTTTGAARAAGLVLPELKGKLDGLALRVPVPNVSITDLTVVLEKNVTKEEVNEAFRKAAEGPLKGILAYTEEPIVSSDVNHTSYSAIVDGLSTMVVGGNLVKVLAWYDNEWGFSCRMVELIELIGKEAGF